One window of the Micropterus dolomieu isolate WLL.071019.BEF.003 ecotype Adirondacks linkage group LG08, ASM2129224v1, whole genome shotgun sequence genome contains the following:
- the znf341 gene encoding zinc finger protein 341 isoform X2, with translation MAQAIFEVLEGMDNQTVLAVQSLLDGQGGVPDPNNQNVSGTSTIQSMDDEDVFLCVSLASTNTYTPVPSISSGPQTPANRQVSTYITVPPSPLTHTLVQGNVLVSDDVLMSAISAFTSIDQPMATMQTPIQSNLSMYTAGVSYLQHHHHHHHHHHNQQQQQQQSSHALPSGQTAAHPLPGGQPAQQPLSSQVPASHSNSVVQVYSALPHMAGSVGAEIHTLGLQPFHPVQVPSQCVESQSFTTPPVYSPGKQSTKTKICSITTNLTELGDFEKVIIPKRPRSSKKSLDGAMAEHLKGKGPKLKCNFCDKVFSKNFDLQQHIRSHTGEKPFQCIVCGRAFAQKSNVKKHMQTHKVWPMGVASTVSRLPITVKVVPVSSNDDEGGREQEQPGEPEEEGAQQQNNQTQAEEETDQTEALGELEESATEAQAELDGSQGETVQNGHPQVQMQVQPNHNQQCQAQTKQVVVIDSSYQCQFCASKFRSYFQLKSHLTQHKGEQVYKCVLKSCSQTFQKLDQFLEHIRTHQEQLTYRCHLCSKVFPSLFELGVHQYSHCFCPQQNTRKEIAVYRCVKCQSRYSTQEALEQHLLTASHNFPCPHCQKVFPCERYFRRHLTTHGIGGRFKCQTCKKAFKTEHYLKLHTRIHSGEKPYKCSLCEATFNRKDKVKRHMLIHEPFKKYKCPFRTHVGCTKEFNRPDKLKAHILSHSGIKPYKCLFCQKAFSRRAHMLEHQQSHTDNYRFRCSTCNKGFTRQSYYRDHKCPAAVNRTGTEGGTGEAEGDEVVGVTMAEEKDAEDEERRSRFTRKGNRLGTGGDDGDKDDSAKGSREQVETHGGEEEEDEGNGTDNGFHAVMSITTTEGQTEREEEEEGVEHGGEALEQIQSNDQNCLQHPCL, from the exons ATGGCGCAAGCAATATTTGAAGTGCTTGAAG gCATGGACAACCAGACAGTGTTAGCTGTCCAGTCTCTGCTGGATGGCCAAGGCGGAGTTCCTGACCCAAACAACCAGAATGTCTCTGGGACGTCCACTATCCAGTCTATGG ATGATGAGGACGTGTTCCTGTGCG TGTCCCTGGCCTCCACCAATACCTACACACCTGTCCCGTCAATCAGCTCTGGACCACAGACTCCTGCCAACAGACAG GTATCCACCTACATAACagtccccccctcccctctgaCACACACTCTGGTCCAAGGCAACGTGCTGGTCAGTGATGATGTTCTCATGTCAGCTATCTCAGCCTTCACCTCCATTGACCAACCCATGGCCACCATGCAGACACCTATACAG AGTAACCTGAGCATGTACACAGCTGGTGTATCTTACCTAcagcaccatcaccaccaccaccaccatcatcataaccagcaacagcagcagcagcagtcctCCCATGCTCTGCCCTCTGGCCAGACAGCGGCCCACCCCCTGCCAGGTGGACAGCCTGCCCAGCAGCCGCTGTCTTCACAGGTCCCAGCGAGCCACAGCAACTCAGTGGTCCAGGTGTACAGCGCTCTGCCCCATATGGCTGGAAGTGTTGGTGCAGAGATCCACACCCTGGGTCTCCAGCCTTTCCATCCTGTACAA GTTCCAAGTCAGTGTGTAGAGAGCCAGTCATTCACCACCCCTCCTGTCTACAGCCCCGGGAAGCAGAGCACCAAAACAAAGATCTGCAGCATCACCACCAACCTGACAGAGCTGGGTGACTTTGAAAAGGTCATCATTCCCAAACGACCAAGGAGTAGCAAAAAAAGCTTAGATGGAGCCATGG CTGAGCATCTGAAAGGAAAAGGTCCCAAGCTGAAGTGTAACTTCTGTGACAAAGTCTTCTCAAAAAACTTTGATCTTCAGCAGCACATTAGAAG tcacacaggagagaaacctttTCAGTGCATTGTCTGTGGACGAGCTTTTGCCCAGAAGTCCAACGTGAagaaacacatgcagacacacaag GTGTGGCCTATGGGTGTGGCCAGCACGGTGTCAAGGTTACCAATCACAGTAAAGGTGGTGCCAGTGTCATCCAATGATGACGAGGGGGGCAGGGAGCAGGAGCAGCCAGGCGAACCGGAGGAGGAGGGggcacagcagcagaacaatcAAACACAAGCCGAAGAAGAGACAGATCAAACAG AAGCCCTAGGTGAGTTGGAGGAGAGTGCAACTGAGGCTCAGGCTGAGCTGGATGGCAGCCAAGGGGAAACCGTGCAGAACGGGCACCCTCAGGTGCAGATGCAGGTGCAGCCCAACCACAATCAACAGTGCCAAGCTCAGACCAAACAGGTAGTTGTGATAGACAGCTCCTACCAGTGTCAGTTCTGCGCCAGCAAGTTCAGGAGCTACTTCCAGCTCAAGTCCCACTTGACCCAGCACAAAGGGGAGCAG GTTTATAAGTGTGTGCTGAAGTCCTGCTCCCAGACCTTCCAGAAGTTGGATCAGTTTCTGGAGCATATCAGGACGCACCAGGAGCAGCTGACCTACCGATGCCACCTCTGCAGCAAGGTGTTCCCCTCACTGTTTGAACTGGGAGTCCACCAATACTCCCACTGCTTCTGCCCACAACAGAACACACGCAAGGAAATCGCCGTCTACAG GTGTGTGAAGTGTCAAAGTAGATATTCTACTCAGGAGGCACTGGAACAACATCTGCTGACTGCCTCACACAACTTTCCCTGCCCACACTGTCAAAAG GTTTTCCCGTGTGAACGGTACTTCAGACGCCACCTCACCACTCATGGCATTGGAGGGAGGTTCAAGTGTCAGACCTGCAAGAAGGCCTTCAAGACAGAGCACTACCTCAAACTGCACACACGTATTCACTCAG GTGAAAAGCCATACAAATGCTCCCTCTGTGAGGCAACGTTCAATAGGAAGGACAAAGTGAAGCGACACATGCTCATCCATGAACCCTTCAAGAAATACAAGTGTCCCTTTAG GACACATGTGGGCTGCACCAAAGAATTCAACAGACCAGACAAACTCAAGGCCCACATACTGTCACATTCTG GTATCAAACCCTACAAGTGTCTATTTTGTCAGAAGGCGTTCAGCCGCAGGGCTCACATGCTTGAGCATCAGCAGTCCCACACAGATAACTACCGCTTCAGATGCTCCACTTGCAACAAGGGATTCACCAGACAGAGCTATTACAGAGATCACAAATGTCCTGCAGCAGTGAACAGGACAGGAACTGAAGGAGGGActggagaggcagagggagacgAGGTAGTAGGAGTGACGATGGCAGAGGAAAAGGATGCAGAGGATGAGGAGAGAAGAAGCAGGTTCACGAGAAAAGGGAACAGGCTAGGGACTGGGGGAGATGACGGAGATAAGGATGACAGCGCAAAGGGCAGCCGAGAGCAGGTGGAAACCCatgggggggaggaggaggaggacgaggggAACGGGACTGACAATGGTTTTCATGCTGTAATGTCTATCACCACCACTGAAGGGCAgactgaaagagaagaggaggaggagggggtggaaCACGGTGGCGAGGCACTGGAGCAGATTCAGAGCAATGACCAAAACTGTTTGCAGCACCCGTGTTTGTAG
- the znf341 gene encoding zinc finger protein 341 isoform X1, which yields MAQAIFEVLEGMDNQTVLAVQSLLDGQGGVPDPNNQNVSGTSTIQSMDDEDVFLCGKCKKQFNSLPTFMTHKREPCQSSTPSLSTVSLASTNTYTPVPSISSGPQTPANRQVSTYITVPPSPLTHTLVQGNVLVSDDVLMSAISAFTSIDQPMATMQTPIQSNLSMYTAGVSYLQHHHHHHHHHHNQQQQQQQSSHALPSGQTAAHPLPGGQPAQQPLSSQVPASHSNSVVQVYSALPHMAGSVGAEIHTLGLQPFHPVQVPSQCVESQSFTTPPVYSPGKQSTKTKICSITTNLTELGDFEKVIIPKRPRSSKKSLDGAMAEHLKGKGPKLKCNFCDKVFSKNFDLQQHIRSHTGEKPFQCIVCGRAFAQKSNVKKHMQTHKVWPMGVASTVSRLPITVKVVPVSSNDDEGGREQEQPGEPEEEGAQQQNNQTQAEEETDQTEALGELEESATEAQAELDGSQGETVQNGHPQVQMQVQPNHNQQCQAQTKQVVVIDSSYQCQFCASKFRSYFQLKSHLTQHKGEQVYKCVLKSCSQTFQKLDQFLEHIRTHQEQLTYRCHLCSKVFPSLFELGVHQYSHCFCPQQNTRKEIAVYRCVKCQSRYSTQEALEQHLLTASHNFPCPHCQKVFPCERYFRRHLTTHGIGGRFKCQTCKKAFKTEHYLKLHTRIHSGEKPYKCSLCEATFNRKDKVKRHMLIHEPFKKYKCPFRTHVGCTKEFNRPDKLKAHILSHSGIKPYKCLFCQKAFSRRAHMLEHQQSHTDNYRFRCSTCNKGFTRQSYYRDHKCPAAVNRTGTEGGTGEAEGDEVVGVTMAEEKDAEDEERRSRFTRKGNRLGTGGDDGDKDDSAKGSREQVETHGGEEEEDEGNGTDNGFHAVMSITTTEGQTEREEEEEGVEHGGEALEQIQSNDQNCLQHPCL from the exons ATGGCGCAAGCAATATTTGAAGTGCTTGAAG gCATGGACAACCAGACAGTGTTAGCTGTCCAGTCTCTGCTGGATGGCCAAGGCGGAGTTCCTGACCCAAACAACCAGAATGTCTCTGGGACGTCCACTATCCAGTCTATGG ATGATGAGGACGTGTTCCTGTGCGGTAAGTGTAAGAAACAGTTCAATTCTCTGCCAACCTTCATGACACACAAGAGGGAGCCGTGCCAGTCTAGCACCCCCTCCCTGTCTACAGTGTCCCTGGCCTCCACCAATACCTACACACCTGTCCCGTCAATCAGCTCTGGACCACAGACTCCTGCCAACAGACAG GTATCCACCTACATAACagtccccccctcccctctgaCACACACTCTGGTCCAAGGCAACGTGCTGGTCAGTGATGATGTTCTCATGTCAGCTATCTCAGCCTTCACCTCCATTGACCAACCCATGGCCACCATGCAGACACCTATACAG AGTAACCTGAGCATGTACACAGCTGGTGTATCTTACCTAcagcaccatcaccaccaccaccaccatcatcataaccagcaacagcagcagcagcagtcctCCCATGCTCTGCCCTCTGGCCAGACAGCGGCCCACCCCCTGCCAGGTGGACAGCCTGCCCAGCAGCCGCTGTCTTCACAGGTCCCAGCGAGCCACAGCAACTCAGTGGTCCAGGTGTACAGCGCTCTGCCCCATATGGCTGGAAGTGTTGGTGCAGAGATCCACACCCTGGGTCTCCAGCCTTTCCATCCTGTACAA GTTCCAAGTCAGTGTGTAGAGAGCCAGTCATTCACCACCCCTCCTGTCTACAGCCCCGGGAAGCAGAGCACCAAAACAAAGATCTGCAGCATCACCACCAACCTGACAGAGCTGGGTGACTTTGAAAAGGTCATCATTCCCAAACGACCAAGGAGTAGCAAAAAAAGCTTAGATGGAGCCATGG CTGAGCATCTGAAAGGAAAAGGTCCCAAGCTGAAGTGTAACTTCTGTGACAAAGTCTTCTCAAAAAACTTTGATCTTCAGCAGCACATTAGAAG tcacacaggagagaaacctttTCAGTGCATTGTCTGTGGACGAGCTTTTGCCCAGAAGTCCAACGTGAagaaacacatgcagacacacaag GTGTGGCCTATGGGTGTGGCCAGCACGGTGTCAAGGTTACCAATCACAGTAAAGGTGGTGCCAGTGTCATCCAATGATGACGAGGGGGGCAGGGAGCAGGAGCAGCCAGGCGAACCGGAGGAGGAGGGggcacagcagcagaacaatcAAACACAAGCCGAAGAAGAGACAGATCAAACAG AAGCCCTAGGTGAGTTGGAGGAGAGTGCAACTGAGGCTCAGGCTGAGCTGGATGGCAGCCAAGGGGAAACCGTGCAGAACGGGCACCCTCAGGTGCAGATGCAGGTGCAGCCCAACCACAATCAACAGTGCCAAGCTCAGACCAAACAGGTAGTTGTGATAGACAGCTCCTACCAGTGTCAGTTCTGCGCCAGCAAGTTCAGGAGCTACTTCCAGCTCAAGTCCCACTTGACCCAGCACAAAGGGGAGCAG GTTTATAAGTGTGTGCTGAAGTCCTGCTCCCAGACCTTCCAGAAGTTGGATCAGTTTCTGGAGCATATCAGGACGCACCAGGAGCAGCTGACCTACCGATGCCACCTCTGCAGCAAGGTGTTCCCCTCACTGTTTGAACTGGGAGTCCACCAATACTCCCACTGCTTCTGCCCACAACAGAACACACGCAAGGAAATCGCCGTCTACAG GTGTGTGAAGTGTCAAAGTAGATATTCTACTCAGGAGGCACTGGAACAACATCTGCTGACTGCCTCACACAACTTTCCCTGCCCACACTGTCAAAAG GTTTTCCCGTGTGAACGGTACTTCAGACGCCACCTCACCACTCATGGCATTGGAGGGAGGTTCAAGTGTCAGACCTGCAAGAAGGCCTTCAAGACAGAGCACTACCTCAAACTGCACACACGTATTCACTCAG GTGAAAAGCCATACAAATGCTCCCTCTGTGAGGCAACGTTCAATAGGAAGGACAAAGTGAAGCGACACATGCTCATCCATGAACCCTTCAAGAAATACAAGTGTCCCTTTAG GACACATGTGGGCTGCACCAAAGAATTCAACAGACCAGACAAACTCAAGGCCCACATACTGTCACATTCTG GTATCAAACCCTACAAGTGTCTATTTTGTCAGAAGGCGTTCAGCCGCAGGGCTCACATGCTTGAGCATCAGCAGTCCCACACAGATAACTACCGCTTCAGATGCTCCACTTGCAACAAGGGATTCACCAGACAGAGCTATTACAGAGATCACAAATGTCCTGCAGCAGTGAACAGGACAGGAACTGAAGGAGGGActggagaggcagagggagacgAGGTAGTAGGAGTGACGATGGCAGAGGAAAAGGATGCAGAGGATGAGGAGAGAAGAAGCAGGTTCACGAGAAAAGGGAACAGGCTAGGGACTGGGGGAGATGACGGAGATAAGGATGACAGCGCAAAGGGCAGCCGAGAGCAGGTGGAAACCCatgggggggaggaggaggaggacgaggggAACGGGACTGACAATGGTTTTCATGCTGTAATGTCTATCACCACCACTGAAGGGCAgactgaaagagaagaggaggaggagggggtggaaCACGGTGGCGAGGCACTGGAGCAGATTCAGAGCAATGACCAAAACTGTTTGCAGCACCCGTGTTTGTAG
- the e2f1 gene encoding transcription factor E2F1 has protein sequence MSETLITGQTSEDLLADFETLLNSGSIELGEDHQIVIITSPSNEGLHPATAPTSTGEILLFATPQGPADVGTQDKRRPALGRPPVKRKLDLDSDHQYVSTVRPSMGQAPPSTPAPPRVPRTTTEKSRYDTSLNLTTKRFLNLLSQSADGVVDLNWASQVLDVQKRRIYDITNVLEGIQLISKKSKNNIQWLGNRVDAALVSRHKELQREVCDLTETEEQLDELISKCSLQLRLLTEDPQNNKLGYVRCQDLRKSFDSPDQLVMVIRAPPETQMQVSEPSKGYQVSLKSTRGPIDVFLCPEDSAGICSKVTGSSPSKPKSDPSPVPSPTQPTDQSQARTFTTAVEVGLSPPASTSSTVTAASQQDPSSLALEGDTEAFLGGDPFPSLGDMPDFDLSPLSSSDFLNGDGLSLPLDGFINLSPPHSHDYHFGLEDHEGISELFDCDFGDLSQVLGDS, from the exons ATGTCAGAGACACTGATAACAGGGCAGACATCGGAGGATCTGTTGGCTGACTTTGAGACGTTGCTGAACTCTGGTAGTATTGAGCTAGGCGAGGACCATCAGATAGTGATCATCACCAGCCCCAGCAATGAGGGACTCCACCCGGCCACTGCACCCACCAGCACAGGGGAAATCCTGCTGTTTGCCACACCACAGGGCCCTGCTGATGTGGGGACCCAGGACAAGAGACGACCGGCTCTTGGAAGACCTCCG gTAAAGAGGAAGTTGGACCTGGATAGTGACCATCAATATGTCAGCACTGTTCGACCGTCCATGGGCCAAGCACCACCCTCCACACCTGCCCCTCCCAGAG ttcCTCGAACCACGACGGAGAAGTCACGCTATGACACGTCCTTGAACCTGACCACCAAGCGCTTTCTGAACCTGTTGTCCCAGTCAGCTGACGGCGTGGTGGATCTCAACTGGGCCTCGCAGGTCCTGGATGTCCAGAAGAGACGCATCTACGACATAACCAATGTCCTGGAGGGAATCCAGCTCATCTCCAAGAAGTCAAAGAACAACATCCAATGGCT TGGTAATCGTGTTGATGCAGCATTGGTTTCCCGCCATAAGGAGTTGCAGAGGGAGGTATGTGACCTCACAGAGACTGAGGAGCAGCTGGACGAACTCATTTCCAAATGCAGCCTACAGCTCCGACTGCTCACAGAGGACCCACAGAACAATAA GTTGGGCTATGTGCGCTGCCAGGACTTACGGAAGTCATTTGATTCCCCGGACCAGCTGGTCATGGTGATCAGAGCTCCACCAGAGACCCAGATGCAAGTTTCAGAACCCAGCAAG GGTTACCAGGTGTCACTGAAGAGCACACGTGGTCCAATCGATGTCTTCCTCTGTCCAGAAGACAGCGCTGGGATCTGCAGCAAAGTGACAGGAAGTAGTCCCTCAAAACCCAAGTCTGACCCCTCTCCGGTCCCGTCTCCTACACAACCCACAGACCAATCACAAGCCAGAACATTCACAACTGCTGTGGAAGTGGGTTTATCACCACCAGCGTCCACGTCATCCacagtgacagcagcctctcAGCAGGACCCCTCGTCACTAGCGTTAGAAGGTGACACAG AAGCTTTCCTGGGAGGTGACCCGTTCCCCAGCCTTGGAGACATGCCTGATTTTGACCTCTCACCCCTCTCATCCTCGGACTTTCTGAATGGAGACGGCCTGTCCCTTCCATTGGACGGTTTCATCAACCTGTCCCCCCCTCACAGTCATGACTACCACTTTGGACTGGAGGACCATGAAGGCATCAGTGAACTGTTTGATTGTGACTTTGGTGACCTATCACAAGTTTTGGGGGACAGTTAG